The Opisthocomus hoazin isolate bOpiHoa1 chromosome W, bOpiHoa1.hap1, whole genome shotgun sequence genome includes a region encoding these proteins:
- the LOC142365657 gene encoding mesoderm induction early response protein 3-like isoform X2 encodes MAEASFGNSSPVGSLSSEDHDFDPSAEMLVHDYDDERTLEEEEEMMEENKNFSSEIEDLEKEGNMPLEDLLAFYGYEPAIPVMAGSSADSSPSELADELPDMTLDKEEIAKDLLSGDDEETQSSADDLTPSVTSHEATDFFPRPLRSNTTCDGDKESDGEDIEADNGNSSEDLRKEIMVGSQYQAEIPPYLGRYSDNEKAYENEDCLLWKPDVISESKVKEYLFETSLRTGSENMIGRIPEGLHTRDSEQALYELLKSSHNVKEAIERYCSNGKASQEMTPWTEEECRSFEHALLIYGKDFHLIQKNKVRTRTVAECVAFYYMWKKSERYDYFAQQTRFGKKRYNHHPGVTDYMDRLVDEAEALGGAVHSSALTSNTRSETIPDQQLSILNSISANELTALTNSVATVCHTSDVNCLDDAFPPMDSLPRAPVNHVPVGTEELLNLPSNGESDCFNLFETGFYHSDLKQMNMCSEETERPAKRLKMGIAVPESFMNDVSVNNLGVDFENHTHHITSAKMAVSVADFSSLSANETNGFINTHALHQHTALHSE; translated from the exons ATGGCGGAG GCTTCCTTTGGGAATTCGAGCCCAG TTGGCTCTTTATCGTCTGAGGATCATGACTTTGACCCTTCTGCTGAAATGCTAGTACATGATTACGATGATGAGCGAACTcttgaagaagaggaggagatgatggaagaaaacaaaaatttcagcTCTGAAATTGAAGATTTAGAGAAG GAAGGAAACATGCCATTGGAAGATTTACTGGCATTCTATGGCTATGAACCTGCGATTCCAGTTATGGCTGGTTCCAGTGCGGATAGCTCTCCAAGTGAACTTGCAGATGAACTTCCAGATATGACTCTAGATAAA GAGGAAATAGCTAAAGACCTCTTGTCGGGTGATGATGAAGAAACACAGTCCTCTGCTGATGACTTGACACCATCAGTTACTTCACACGAGGCTACCGACTTCTTTCCTCGGCCATTAAGAT CAAACACTACGTGTGATGGAGATAAGGAATCAGATGGTGAAGACATAGAGGCAGACAATGGTAATTCATCTGAAGATTTGAGAAAG GAAATAATGGTTGGTTCACAGTATCAGGCTGAAATTCCACCTTACCTTGGCAGATACAGTGATAATGAAAAGG CCTATGAAAATGAAGACTGTTTACTTTGGAAACCTGATGTGATCTCAGAAAGTAAAGTTAAAGAATACCTTTTTGAAACTTCCTTAAGAACAGGAAGTGAAAACATGATTGGCAgaattcctgaaggactacaTACACGGGACAGTGAACAA GCGCTATATGAACTTCTCAAAAGTAGCCATAATGTTAAAGAAGCAATTGAGAGATACTGCTCAAATGGAAAGGCATCTCAGG AGATGACACCATGGACAGAAGAAGAATGCAGAAGCTTTGAACATGCACTTCTGATTTATGGAAAAGACTTTCATCTCATACAGAAAAACAAG GTAAGAACCAGAACAGTTGCTGAGTGTGTGGCTTTCTATTACATGTGGAAAAAGTCAGAACGTTATGATTACTTTGCTCAGCAAACAAGATTTGGAAAGAAGAGATATAACCATCATCCAGGAGTTAC GGACTACATGGATCGTTTGGTAGatgaagcagaagcccttggTGGAGCAGTACATTCTTCAGCCTTAACATCTAATACTCGATCAGAAACCATTCCTGATCAACAGCTAAGCATTCTGAATTCTATCTCTGCCAATGAGTTGACAG cattgaCAAACAGTGTAGCTACAGTCTGCCACACTTCAGATGTGAACTGCCTGGATGATGCCTTTCCTCCTATGGACAGCTTACCCCGAGCTCCTGTTAATCATGTGCCTGTTGGAACAGAAGAATTGCTTAACTTGCCTAGCAATGGTGAAAgtgattgttttaatttatttgagaCTGGCTTTTATCATTCAGATCTAAAACAAATGAACATGTGCAGTGAGGAGACAGAAAGACCTGCAAAGAGATTAAAAATGGGAATTGCTGTCCCAGAATCTTTCATGAATGATGTCTCGGTAAATAACCTTGGTGTGGACTTTGAGAACCACACACACCATATTACCAGTGCCAAAATGGCTGTTTCAGTGGCTGACTTCAGCAGTCTATCTGCAAATGAGACAAATGGTTTTATCAACACCCATGCTCTTCACCAACATACTGCCCTTCACTCAGAATGA
- the LOC142365657 gene encoding mesoderm induction early response protein 3-like isoform X1, protein MAEASFGNSSPVGSLSSEDHDFDPSAEMLVHDYDDERTLEEEEEMMEENKNFSSEIEDLEKEGNMPLEDLLAFYGYEPAIPVMAGSSADSSPSELADELPDMTLDKEEIAKDLLSGDDEETQSSADDLTPSVTSHEATDFFPRPLRSNTTCDGDKESDGEDIEADNGNSSEDLRKEIMVGSQYQAEIPPYLGRYSDNEKAYENEDCLLWKPDVISESKVKEYLFETSLRTGSENMIGRIPEGLHTRDSEQALYELLKSSHNVKEAIERYCSNGKASQEEMTPWTEEECRSFEHALLIYGKDFHLIQKNKVRTRTVAECVAFYYMWKKSERYDYFAQQTRFGKKRYNHHPGVTDYMDRLVDEAEALGGAVHSSALTSNTRSETIPDQQLSILNSISANELTALTNSVATVCHTSDVNCLDDAFPPMDSLPRAPVNHVPVGTEELLNLPSNGESDCFNLFETGFYHSDLKQMNMCSEETERPAKRLKMGIAVPESFMNDVSVNNLGVDFENHTHHITSAKMAVSVADFSSLSANETNGFINTHALHQHTALHSE, encoded by the exons ATGGCGGAG GCTTCCTTTGGGAATTCGAGCCCAG TTGGCTCTTTATCGTCTGAGGATCATGACTTTGACCCTTCTGCTGAAATGCTAGTACATGATTACGATGATGAGCGAACTcttgaagaagaggaggagatgatggaagaaaacaaaaatttcagcTCTGAAATTGAAGATTTAGAGAAG GAAGGAAACATGCCATTGGAAGATTTACTGGCATTCTATGGCTATGAACCTGCGATTCCAGTTATGGCTGGTTCCAGTGCGGATAGCTCTCCAAGTGAACTTGCAGATGAACTTCCAGATATGACTCTAGATAAA GAGGAAATAGCTAAAGACCTCTTGTCGGGTGATGATGAAGAAACACAGTCCTCTGCTGATGACTTGACACCATCAGTTACTTCACACGAGGCTACCGACTTCTTTCCTCGGCCATTAAGAT CAAACACTACGTGTGATGGAGATAAGGAATCAGATGGTGAAGACATAGAGGCAGACAATGGTAATTCATCTGAAGATTTGAGAAAG GAAATAATGGTTGGTTCACAGTATCAGGCTGAAATTCCACCTTACCTTGGCAGATACAGTGATAATGAAAAGG CCTATGAAAATGAAGACTGTTTACTTTGGAAACCTGATGTGATCTCAGAAAGTAAAGTTAAAGAATACCTTTTTGAAACTTCCTTAAGAACAGGAAGTGAAAACATGATTGGCAgaattcctgaaggactacaTACACGGGACAGTGAACAA GCGCTATATGAACTTCTCAAAAGTAGCCATAATGTTAAAGAAGCAATTGAGAGATACTGCTCAAATGGAAAGGCATCTCAGG AAGAGATGACACCATGGACAGAAGAAGAATGCAGAAGCTTTGAACATGCACTTCTGATTTATGGAAAAGACTTTCATCTCATACAGAAAAACAAG GTAAGAACCAGAACAGTTGCTGAGTGTGTGGCTTTCTATTACATGTGGAAAAAGTCAGAACGTTATGATTACTTTGCTCAGCAAACAAGATTTGGAAAGAAGAGATATAACCATCATCCAGGAGTTAC GGACTACATGGATCGTTTGGTAGatgaagcagaagcccttggTGGAGCAGTACATTCTTCAGCCTTAACATCTAATACTCGATCAGAAACCATTCCTGATCAACAGCTAAGCATTCTGAATTCTATCTCTGCCAATGAGTTGACAG cattgaCAAACAGTGTAGCTACAGTCTGCCACACTTCAGATGTGAACTGCCTGGATGATGCCTTTCCTCCTATGGACAGCTTACCCCGAGCTCCTGTTAATCATGTGCCTGTTGGAACAGAAGAATTGCTTAACTTGCCTAGCAATGGTGAAAgtgattgttttaatttatttgagaCTGGCTTTTATCATTCAGATCTAAAACAAATGAACATGTGCAGTGAGGAGACAGAAAGACCTGCAAAGAGATTAAAAATGGGAATTGCTGTCCCAGAATCTTTCATGAATGATGTCTCGGTAAATAACCTTGGTGTGGACTTTGAGAACCACACACACCATATTACCAGTGCCAAAATGGCTGTTTCAGTGGCTGACTTCAGCAGTCTATCTGCAAATGAGACAAATGGTTTTATCAACACCCATGCTCTTCACCAACATACTGCCCTTCACTCAGAATGA
- the LOC142365657 gene encoding mesoderm induction early response protein 3-like isoform X3 — protein MLVHDYDDERTLEEEEEMMEENKNFSSEIEDLEKEGNMPLEDLLAFYGYEPAIPVMAGSSADSSPSELADELPDMTLDKEEIAKDLLSGDDEETQSSADDLTPSVTSHEATDFFPRPLRSNTTCDGDKESDGEDIEADNGNSSEDLRKEIMVGSQYQAEIPPYLGRYSDNEKAYENEDCLLWKPDVISESKVKEYLFETSLRTGSENMIGRIPEGLHTRDSEQALYELLKSSHNVKEAIERYCSNGKASQEEMTPWTEEECRSFEHALLIYGKDFHLIQKNKVRTRTVAECVAFYYMWKKSERYDYFAQQTRFGKKRYNHHPGVTDYMDRLVDEAEALGGAVHSSALTSNTRSETIPDQQLSILNSISANELTALTNSVATVCHTSDVNCLDDAFPPMDSLPRAPVNHVPVGTEELLNLPSNGESDCFNLFETGFYHSDLKQMNMCSEETERPAKRLKMGIAVPESFMNDVSVNNLGVDFENHTHHITSAKMAVSVADFSSLSANETNGFINTHALHQHTALHSE, from the exons ATGCTAGTACATGATTACGATGATGAGCGAACTcttgaagaagaggaggagatgatggaagaaaacaaaaatttcagcTCTGAAATTGAAGATTTAGAGAAG GAAGGAAACATGCCATTGGAAGATTTACTGGCATTCTATGGCTATGAACCTGCGATTCCAGTTATGGCTGGTTCCAGTGCGGATAGCTCTCCAAGTGAACTTGCAGATGAACTTCCAGATATGACTCTAGATAAA GAGGAAATAGCTAAAGACCTCTTGTCGGGTGATGATGAAGAAACACAGTCCTCTGCTGATGACTTGACACCATCAGTTACTTCACACGAGGCTACCGACTTCTTTCCTCGGCCATTAAGAT CAAACACTACGTGTGATGGAGATAAGGAATCAGATGGTGAAGACATAGAGGCAGACAATGGTAATTCATCTGAAGATTTGAGAAAG GAAATAATGGTTGGTTCACAGTATCAGGCTGAAATTCCACCTTACCTTGGCAGATACAGTGATAATGAAAAGG CCTATGAAAATGAAGACTGTTTACTTTGGAAACCTGATGTGATCTCAGAAAGTAAAGTTAAAGAATACCTTTTTGAAACTTCCTTAAGAACAGGAAGTGAAAACATGATTGGCAgaattcctgaaggactacaTACACGGGACAGTGAACAA GCGCTATATGAACTTCTCAAAAGTAGCCATAATGTTAAAGAAGCAATTGAGAGATACTGCTCAAATGGAAAGGCATCTCAGG AAGAGATGACACCATGGACAGAAGAAGAATGCAGAAGCTTTGAACATGCACTTCTGATTTATGGAAAAGACTTTCATCTCATACAGAAAAACAAG GTAAGAACCAGAACAGTTGCTGAGTGTGTGGCTTTCTATTACATGTGGAAAAAGTCAGAACGTTATGATTACTTTGCTCAGCAAACAAGATTTGGAAAGAAGAGATATAACCATCATCCAGGAGTTAC GGACTACATGGATCGTTTGGTAGatgaagcagaagcccttggTGGAGCAGTACATTCTTCAGCCTTAACATCTAATACTCGATCAGAAACCATTCCTGATCAACAGCTAAGCATTCTGAATTCTATCTCTGCCAATGAGTTGACAG cattgaCAAACAGTGTAGCTACAGTCTGCCACACTTCAGATGTGAACTGCCTGGATGATGCCTTTCCTCCTATGGACAGCTTACCCCGAGCTCCTGTTAATCATGTGCCTGTTGGAACAGAAGAATTGCTTAACTTGCCTAGCAATGGTGAAAgtgattgttttaatttatttgagaCTGGCTTTTATCATTCAGATCTAAAACAAATGAACATGTGCAGTGAGGAGACAGAAAGACCTGCAAAGAGATTAAAAATGGGAATTGCTGTCCCAGAATCTTTCATGAATGATGTCTCGGTAAATAACCTTGGTGTGGACTTTGAGAACCACACACACCATATTACCAGTGCCAAAATGGCTGTTTCAGTGGCTGACTTCAGCAGTCTATCTGCAAATGAGACAAATGGTTTTATCAACACCCATGCTCTTCACCAACATACTGCCCTTCACTCAGAATGA